The nucleotide sequence GTCTAAGTATGTATGTATATTGTGAAAGTGTAATTTGTACTTTTTTGGTACAAATTAAAGTACTAATATGAAATGttaaaaatgaatgaaaattATAGATCAAAGTTAGTATTTGAACCCACATGAGCGTGGTCGGAGCTCTGTTCCTCATAGTGGTTGGCGTTGGCTTCCATGGAGGAAAGATTGAGAAAATAGAGGAAGGGGAGAAGGAGATCAAGAAAATGTAAGAGGAGTAGAGATAGAGCAGAGTGTTCGGCAAGTAATCAGAGATTTCTTTGTAATACACGCCATTTTCTCTATTCTcagtttttttcaaatttaaattttgtaattaactAAAATTAGTCTCTCTTAATTGAATTATATTATCACAAACAtcaagtttattattaataatcgGCAAATTTGTAGAATATTCATTTCATACTTAATACATTGGTAGAATGTGCATATAAGACTCTTAGTAAAGAGTAAGAGAGATCTTTCTTGGATCAGTTGATCTTCTTCCACCTAGCAAGCTTCTCTTTACCCTgttcattttttcaaaatacatataCCAATCCAATGAAGTAATGAACAATCAGTTACGTGTATTTAAATTGCAACTACAATTCTGATTATGTAATTAACCAGATAAAAAATCGAACAATTAATctataatttgtaaaaaatgttaaaatgattttacgaatataaatagtaaaatctGACTAATTTCGCTTTCTTGAAAACACCATTTCTAATATAATACAAGAAGAGTATTAGTTATGTTAGTTTGGTTACAAAAGGGTAAGAAAATATAATgttaacaaattattaaaatttggtGATAACTAGTTATATTGTTAGAAGGTACATCTAATATTAAAACTTACAATAGTAACTCCTAagttattcaaaatttgatatatGTTTGGAATTGTAAGTAGATCTATAAATGACATTGTTCTGTTCAATATGGCCTATACTGTAGTCCATGtactaatttcttatatatatagtataatggTATTGGGATATGTATTTACACAAAGTCATATAGTTCCAACTTAGACTCTagtatatataagtatatacatTTATGTGTATGAACCGGGGCGCATGAAGCATACGAAGAATGATTAGTGTAACAATGTGATGCGGTTTTGATAAGTTCAATCTGTTCCATTCCATACGGCTTAACTAATGCGAGCTTAAACTATATGTGCCGCAAAATGTGGTCAGTGTATATACCTTACGAGTGGCAATGGAGTATGGATTCTCTTCAATGGACACTGCCTTGAATCCTACCGGAACCAAAACATCTTCGTAGCTAAACCACAAGAAACACAAGCAAAATTAACAGTTTAGTATTGATTACTTAATCTACTTGTAATTGTTACTGTAACTACAGATTTTCATGTCATAAATATTAGAATAGCTATGTACATAACGAAAATTAAGAGGCTATTTACGTACGTAGAGAAAGCTACTTTGTATGGCGGTCCACCATCATGATCGGtaatctaataaacaaaaagtgcaagattttttttaatatatgattgatTAAAAATGGAATAATTacacaaaatatcaaataattaccGGATACATGAGAGTAATGAGTTCGCCATCGGGTTTTAAGAGTTCATACATGGCTTTGGCCCATGCAGGTCTCGTCTCCGGCTCAATGGCACAGAAGACCCTGTTACTTGGAATattggtttctttttttctttctgatttCAAAGATTATGTTAAAATAGTTAACTAACTCACACATAATCGAAAATGATATCGAATAATTCGTTAGGACGCCATGTGAAGAAGTCTTCCTTCACGAACGTAAAGTACTTGGCCTTCGGTGAGGAGCCGTAAGTCTATATGTAATCCAAaggtaattaataaaaaattcagtAATTGACGATGAAAGTAACATAGTGAGAATATGATTAACCTCAGCAGCTTTCTCGAGGGCACTTTCAG is from Brassica napus cultivar Da-Ae chromosome A4, Da-Ae, whole genome shotgun sequence and encodes:
- the LOC106391815 gene encoding probable thiocyanate methyltransferase 2; this translates as MAEEQQNSAHINGENIIPPEDVAKFLPKTVEEGGWEKCWEDGVTPWDQGRATPLVVHLVESSSLPLGRALVPGCGGGHDVVAMASPERYVVGLDISESALEKAAETYGSSPKAKYFTFVKEDFFTWRPNELFDIIFDYVVFCAIEPETRPAWAKAMYELLKPDGELITLMYPITDHDGGPPYKVAFSTYEDVLVPVGFKAVSIEENPYSIATRKGKEKLARWKKIN